GCGAAGGCCTCGTTCGACTCGATCACATCGAGATCCGCGACGGACAATCCCGCGCGCTGCAACGCAAGACGCGTAGCCGGCACCGGGCCAATGCCCATGTAGAGCGGATCGACGCCCGCGTGTGCATATGCCACGAGTTTCGCCATCGGCGCGAGGCCGCGCGCCTCGGCCGCTTCGCGCGACATCAGCAGGACGGCTGCGGCTGCGTCGTTGATGCCGGAAGCGTTGCCCGCCGTGACCGTACCGTTCTCTTTCGCAAATACGGGCTTGAGTTTCGCGAAGTCGTCGATCGTTGCATCGTGGCGCAGGTGTTCGTCGGTGTCGAAGACGTTCTCGCGCCCTTTCACCGTGCGCTTGACAGGCACGATCTGGCTGGAGAACCGGCCTTCGGCAATAGCCCGCGCCGCGCGATGATGCGACTCGAGCGCGAGGTTATCCTGGCGTTCACGCGAAATCCCATAACGGCCCGCGACATTTTCGGCAGTGACACCCATCGGCACAGTGTGGAAAGGATCATTGAGCGCGCCCAGCATCATGTCGATGAGGCGTGCGTCGCCCATGCGTGCGCCGAAGCGCGCTTCGGTCGTGATGTACGGCGCGCGGCTCATGTTCTCGGCACCGGCGCCGATCGCTACCTCGGCATCGCCGAGCAGAATCGTTTGCGCGGCGGAAACGATCGCCTGCAGGCCCGAACCGCACAGCCGGTTGACGTTGAACGCAGGCGTCGATTCAGGAATGCCTGCGTTGATCGCGGCGACGCGAGACAGGTAAAAATCCCGCGGCTCCGTGGCGATGACATTGCCGAACACCACATGACCCACATCCGTGGCTTCGACGTGGCTGCGCGCGAGCACTTCGCGCACGACGATTGCACCGAGTTCGGTCGGCGGTACATCTTTCAGGCTACCGCCGAATTTGCCGATCGCGGTCCGCACACCGCCTACCACCACGACTTCCCTGCTCATATGGATTCCTTAATTATCTGTTTGATGCCTGCAAAGCAGCGGCGCAGCGTGTTGCTACGCCTGGTCCCGACCTGTTTTGCAAGCACCCAAGGCACGTCATGCGAATCCTAGCGCCAACAGCAGTCGGACAGACTGATGAAACTGGCCGACATACTGACAAAACTGGCCATGTCATGCCGTCAACGGCGGCCAGACGATGGATCTTGGGCATGTCTGTCTGCTAGAGCGATCGTGCAGCGTGGTTTCGTTAAGGTCGATCGGGCACTCTCGGGCAGCTTGATTGCGGCCTATGCGATCCTGCTGCTCCCGGGCGTGCTGGCCGCACTATGGCTCAAAGGCGCAGACGAGCGGCGCGCGCTGGCCGTGCGTGCCATGCCGGCTTGCTCGCTCTCAGCATCAAATAGCTGCTCGAGAAGATGCACGCTTCCGCCTTCATCGTCTTCGAATTCTCATAGAAAGGTGAGCTTGCCGTTCTTGATGTCATACATCGAGCCCGCCATTTTTACGTTCCCCTTGGTTTCCAGATCGGCCAGAATCGGGCTACCACTGCGGATCGCAGCTATCGCGCCCTGAACATTCGATCGCGCTACAGCATCGACAAATTCATAATTCTTACTGGTTCGCTCTCCCGAATATTGCGTGGCTGTGATCGCGGGCTGAATCTTCTGGAGCAAACCCGTCAGATTTCCCAACTGAACATTATCGATTGCACCCTTTATCGCCCCGCATGCGGTGTGCCCCATCACCAGAATCACCTTTGCGCCAGCAACGGCACAAGCGAACTCCATACTGCCGAGTATGTCCTGATTTGCGATGTTTCCCGCGATTCTGGCATTGAAGGTATCGCCAATTCCCATATCCAGAATGATCTCAGCTGGCGCGCGAGAGTCGATACAACTGAGGACGATTGCTGCAGGATACTGGCCGGCAGCGCTCGCCCGCTTCTGCGCGAGAAAATCCTGCTTTTTCATCTTGCCGCTGCGAAACCGCTCGTTGCCGGCCTTCATCATTTCGATGATTTGATCTGGAGTCAGCGCGTTGCGCTGCGATTCGGACAGCGCCGCCGCGTGCGCATCGCCCACAGCGAACCGCGTGCCTGCAACGAGCGTAGCCACGCTGACGCCGGCCTTAATCCACCTGCGCCTCCCCCCGTCTTCCAGGTCGGGAACATCAATCACCGTGTTTGCAGACATTGGAAATCTCCTTTATTTGCGGAGGTCGAGCCTTGACTCGGGGAGAGGTCTTGATCGATGTTCGCTAACAGCCTCAAATCAGCGCGAAGGAAATGTGAAGATGGGTGGTCAGAGTATAGGCGGCGTGTGAAATCGTGATACGGCCGCGCCTGCGCAAG
The nucleotide sequence above comes from Paraburkholderia flagellata. Encoded proteins:
- the bktB gene encoding beta-ketothiolase BktB; protein product: MSREVVVVGGVRTAIGKFGGSLKDVPPTELGAIVVREVLARSHVEATDVGHVVFGNVIATEPRDFYLSRVAAINAGIPESTPAFNVNRLCGSGLQAIVSAAQTILLGDAEVAIGAGAENMSRAPYITTEARFGARMGDARLIDMMLGALNDPFHTVPMGVTAENVAGRYGISRERQDNLALESHHRAARAIAEGRFSSQIVPVKRTVKGRENVFDTDEHLRHDATIDDFAKLKPVFAKENGTVTAGNASGINDAAAAVLLMSREAAEARGLAPMAKLVAYAHAGVDPLYMGIGPVPATRLALQRAGLSVADLDVIESNEAFAAQACAVVQELGLDPEKVNPNGSGISLGHPIGATGALIAVKALHELKRIGGRYALVTMCIGGGQGIAAIFENIQ
- a CDS encoding carbonic anhydrase family protein, which codes for MSANTVIDVPDLEDGGRRRWIKAGVSVATLVAGTRFAVGDAHAAALSESQRNALTPDQIIEMMKAGNERFRSGKMKKQDFLAQKRASAAGQYPAAIVLSCIDSRAPAEIILDMGIGDTFNARIAGNIANQDILGSMEFACAVAGAKVILVMGHTACGAIKGAIDNVQLGNLTGLLQKIQPAITATQYSGERTSKNYEFVDAVARSNVQGAIAAIRSGSPILADLETKGNVKMAGSMYDIKNGKLTFL